The following are encoded in a window of Candida dubliniensis CD36 chromosome 4, complete sequence genomic DNA:
- a CDS encoding pentafunctional AROM polypeptide, putative (Similar to S. cerevisiae ARO1;~In S. cerevisiae: catalyzes steps 2 through 6 in the biosynthesis of chorismate, which is a precursor to aromatic amino acids;~possibly fungus-specific), with translation MSIERVPILGKETIHVGYGIADHIVNEVIANLASSTYVIVTDTNMARTPQYSKLTDDFKTNLSKKRPESRLLTYCVSPGENNKNRVTKAAVEDFLLQQGCTRDTVILAVGGGVIGDMIGFVAATFMRGVRVVQVPTTLLAMVDSSVGGKTAIDTPLGKNFIGAFHQPEYVFCDVSFLETLPARQFINGMAEVVKTAAIWNEEEFTRLENFSKKFLSVVTSKKPDLQSIKAELVKTVLESVRVKAGVVSSDEKEAGLRNLLNFGHTIGHAIEAVLTPEALHGECVSIGMIKEAELSRYLGILPPVAVARLSKCLVAYGLPVSIDDKEFLKKVGPKRHYVEIDILLKKMAIDKKNDGSKIRCVLLEKIGKCYQLKAHQVSKQDLSFVLTDEVLVHPFTNPPKENIIVPPGSKSISNRALILAALGNGTVRVKNLLHSDDTKHMLDAVASLKGAEISTEDNGETIVVKGNGGNLVTCGEELYLGNAGTASRFLTTVASLVGKSPASDDVILTGNARMQERPIGPLVDALRSNGSEIEYLNKQGSLPLKISAGNGLKGGRIELAATISSQYVSSILMCAPYAKEPVTLALVGGKPISQLYIDMTCAMMKSFGIEVTKSTTEEYTYHIPKGIYKNPTEYVIESDASSATYPLAFAAMTGTSCTIPNIGSSSLQGDARFAVDVLKPMGCKVEQTATSTTVTGPPRGHLKPLPHVDMEPMTDAFLTASVVAAVAKGGSTSITGIANQRVKECNRIEAMVTELAKFGVSANELPDGIEIHGIDIKDLKTPEISDRGVCSYDDHRVAMSFSLLAGLCKEPVLILERSTTGKTWPGWWDILHSKFKIELDGYEPPFNTDKHVIKSSDKGVIVIGMRGTGKSTLSEWLASFLGFKMLDMDKYLEEKLGTDIKSLIKAKGWEHFRKEEAIVAKECFTKFSKGYVLSTGGGIVEGEDARQQLKSYADNGGIVLHLHRDLDETVTFLAADTTRPAYSSEVQEVWLRREKWYHECSNYHFYSSHCSTEDEFNHLRKSFVNYIKLITGAERSVVPTGRSTAVVLTLPDLNNVAGDLESITIGADAVELRVDLLKDTSAAFVAAQIATTRKHADLPIIYTVRTVSQGGKFPDENVDELKSLLLLGIRLGVAYIDLQLTAPNELIEEISSKKGFTRIIGTYQDINGELKWNNVEWKNKYNQGVSMNADIVRLVGRANSIQDNLDLEDFKKQNTLKPLIAFNLGTQGKLSQVLNGTFTPISHQLLPNDDGLLTIGEINQTYFDIGGFTAKKFWVIGSPIEHSRSPNLHNAGYKALNLPYQFGRFEATDVDVVYDNLINKSDFGGLAITMPLKLDIMKFATKLSDAAETIGAVNTLIPVEGGYFGDNTDWVGISNSFIRAGVPPKSSSNGLVVGAGGTSRAAIYALHQMGCTKIYLVNRTVAKLEELVKSFPKDYNLEIVETEQQADKVNKVLLAVSCIPADKPLDSDVLKKIERILSNGSEQVAGFKPTLLEASYKPRVTPIMKLAEEQYKWKVIPGVEMLVNQGDRQFKLHTGFSAPYEIIHRAVVEE, from the coding sequence ATGTCTATTGAAAGAGTGCCAATTTTGGGTAAGGAAACTATCCATGTTGGTTATGGTATTGCTGACCATATTGTCAATGAAGTGATAGCCAACTTGGCTTCTTCAACTTATGTTATAGTGACTGATACAAATATGGCAAGAACTCCCCAATATTCCAAATTGACTGATGATTTCAAAACTAATTTGTCTAAAAAACGCCCTGAATCCAGATTATTAACTTATTGTGTGTCACCAGGtgaaaataacaaaaatagAGTAACCAAAGCTGCTGTGGaagattttcttttacaaCAAGGTTGTACCAGAGACACCGTCATATTAGCTGTTGGTGGAGGTGTTATTGGTGATATGATTGGGTTTGTTGCTGCCACATTTATGAGAGGTGTCAGAGTTGTTCAAGTTCCAACTACATTGTTAGCCATGGTCGATTCATCTGTTGGAGGGAAAACAGCTATTGATACTCCATTGGGAAAGAATTTCATTGGGGCTTTCCATCAACCTGAATACGTTTTCTGTGATGTATCCTTTTTAGAAACTTTACCTGCTAGACAGTTTATTAATGGTATGGCTGAAGTTGTGAAAACTGCCGCCATTTGGAATGAAGAAGAGTTTACTAGATTGGAAAACTTTTCCaagaaatttctttctGTGGTTACCTCCAAAAAACCTGATTTACAATCAATTAAGGCCGAATTAGTGAAAACCGTTTTGGAATCTGTTAGAGTAAAGGCTGGTGTTGTGTCATCTGATGAAAAGGAAGCAGGTCTTAGAAATTTGCTTAATTTTGGACATACTATTGGTCATGCAATTGAAGCTGTTTTAACTCCAGAAGCATTACATGGGGAATGTGTTTCTATTGGTATGATTAAGGAAGCTGAATTATCTAGATACTTGGGTATATTACCACCTGTCGCAGTTGCAAGATTATCTAAATGTCTCGTTGCTTATGGTTTGCCTGTATCTATTGATGACAAAGAATTCTTGAAAAAGGTCGGTCCAAAACGTCATtatgttgaaattgatattttgttgaaaaaaatggcAATTGACAAGAAAAATGATGGTAGCAAAATTAGATGTGTCTTGTTAGagaaaattggaaaatgtTACCAATTGAAAGCACATCAAGTCTCCAAACAAGATTTGAGTTTTGTATTGACGGATGAAGTATTGGTTCACCCATTTACAAATCCACCTAAAGAAAACATCATTGTCCCCCCTGGTTCCAAATCTATCTCCAATAGAGCATTGATTTTAGCTGCTTTGGGTAATGGTACTGTTCGtgtgaaaaatttgttaCACTCAGACGATACTAAACATATGTTAGATGCTGTTGCTTCTCTAAAGGGAGCTGAGATTTCTACTGAAGATAATGGTGAAACTATTGTAGTTAAAGGAAATGGCGGTAACTTGGTAACATGTGGTGAAGAATTATACTTGGGTAATGCTGGTACTGCTTCCAGATTTTTGACGACTGTAGCATCATTGGTGGGGAAATCACCAGCTAGCGATGATGTTATTTTAACCGGTAATGCAAGAATGCAAGAGAGACCTATTGGCCCATTAGTGGATGCCTTAAGATCTAATGGTTCCGAGATCGAGTATTTGAACAAACAGGGCTCGTTGCCATTGAAAATTAGTGCTGGTAATGGCTTGAAAGGGGGAAGAATAGAATTGGCTGCAACAATCTCTTCGCAATatgtttcttcaattttaatgtGTGCACCATATGCTAAGGAGCCTGTTACTTTGGCTCTAGTTGGCGGCAAACCAATTTCTCAATTATACATAGATATGACATGTGCAATGATGAAATCCTTTGGTATTGAAGTCACTAAATCAACCACTGAGGAATACACTTATCATATTCCAAAGGGAATCTACAAGAATCCAACCGAGTACGTCATTGAATCAGATGCCTCATCTGCAACTTATCCATTAGCATTTGCTGCCATGACTGGAACTTCATGTACTATTCCAAACATAGGCTCCTCTTCATTACAAGGAGATGCAAGATTTGCTGTTGACGTGTTAAAACCAATGGGTTGTAAAGTTGAACAAACAGCAACTTCAACAACTGTAACTGGCCCACCAAGAGGTCACTTGAAACCATTGCCTCATGTTGATATGGAACCAATGACCGATGCATTTTTGACTGCctctgttgttgctgcagTTGCTAAAGGTGGTTCTACTTCTATAACTGGTATTGCTAACCAAAGAGTTAAAGAATGTAATAGAATTGAAGCCATGGTCACTGAATTGGCAAAATTTGGTGTGTCAGCAAATGAATTACCTGATGGAATTGAAATACATGgtattgatattaaagatttgaaaacacCAGAAATTTCTGATAGAGGTGTATGTTCTTATGATGATCATAGAGTGGCTAtgtcattttcattattggcAGGTTTGTGTAAAGAGcctgttttgattttggaaaGATCAACTACTGGTAAGACTTGGCCAGGTTGGTGGGATATCTTACATTCCAAATTCAAGATTGAACTTGATGGTTATGAACCACCGTTCAATACTGATAAACATGTAATTAAATCTAGCGATAAAGGTGTTATTGTCATTGGTATGAGAGGTACTGGAAAATCTACTTTATCTGAATGGTTAGCTTCCTTTTTGGGATTCAAGATGTTGGATATGGACAAATATCTCGAAGAGAAGTTGGGCACTGACattaaatcattgataaaaGCTAAAGGTTGGGAACATTTCCgtaaagaagaagcaatTGTTGCCAAAGAATGCTTTACCAAGTTTTCCAAGGGTTATGTCCTTTCTACTGGAGGTGGGATTGTTGAAGGCGAAGATGCCAGACAGCAATTGAAATCTTATGCTGATAATGGAGGAATTGTTTTACACTTGCATCGTGATTTAGATGAAACTGTCACTTTCTTGGCTGCTGATACAACCAGACCTGCTTATAGCAGTGAAGTCCAGGAAGTATGGTTGAGAAGAGAAAAATGGTACCATGAATGTTCGAACTATCATTTCTATTCGAGTCACTGCAGCACTGAGGACGAATTCAATCATTTGAGAAAGTCTTTTGTAAATTACATTAAACTTATTACTGGTGCTGAAAGATCAGTTGTACCAACTGGTAGATCAACTGCTGTTGTCTTGACATTACCagatttaaataatgttGCTGGAGATTTGGAATCTATTACAATCGGCGCAGATGCAGTTGAATTAAGagttgatttattgaaagatACTTCAGCTGCCTTTGTTGCTGCTCAAattgcaacaacaagaaagcATGCTGATTTACCAATTATTTACACTGTTAGAACTGTATCTCAAGGTGGTAAATTCCCTGATGAAAATGTTGACGAATTGAAGAGTTTGTTGTTACTTGGAATCAGACTAGGTGTTGCATATATTGATCTTCAATTGACTGCTCCAAATGAACTTATTGAAGAGATTAGTAGCAAGAAGGGTTTCACCAGAATCATTGGTACTTATCAAGATATAAATGGTGAATTGAAATGGAATAATGTTGAATGGAAAAACAAGTATAATCAAGGTGTTTCCATGAATGCAGATATTGTGAGGTTAGTCGGTAGAGCAAACTCAATTCAAGATAACTTAGATTTGGAAGACTTTAAAAAGCAAAATACCTTGAAACCATTGATTGCTTTCAATTTAGGTACTCAAGGTAAGTTATCACAAGTATTAAATGGAACATTTACTCCTATTTCTCACCAATTACTTCCAAATGACGATGGATTATTGACAATAGGCGAAATAAATCAAACctattttgatattggaGGTTTTACTGCTAAGAAATTCTGGGTTATTGGCTCACCAATTGAACATTCAAGATCTCCAAATTTGCACAATGCTGGGTATAAGGCATTGAATTTGCCTTATCAATTTGGCAGATTTGAAGCTACcgatgttgatgttgtctATGATAACTTAATCAATAAGTCCGACTTTGGTGGTTTAGCCATCACTATGCCATTAAAATTGGACATCATGAAGTTTGCTACCAAATTATCTGATGCAGCAGAAACTATTGGAGCTGTCAACACATTGATTCCAGTTGAAGGTGGATATTTTGGTGATAACACTGATTGGGTGGGTATCAGTAATTCTTTTATAAGAGCAGGTGTTCCACCTAAACTGAGTTCGAATGGTTTAGTTGTTGGTGCAGGAGGCACTTCTAGAGCCGCTATCTATGCTTTACACCAAATGGGATGCACAAAGATTTACTTGGTTAATCGTACTGTTGCTAAATTGGAAGAACTTGTCAAGTCATTCCCTAAAGATTACAATCTcgaaattgttgaaactGAACAACAAGCCGATAAAGTAAATAAAGTCTTGTTGGCAGTATCATGCATTCCTGCTGATAAGCCATTAGACAGCGACGTGTTGAAGAAAATCGAGAGAATTTTATCTAATGGAAGTGAGCAAGTTGCAGGTTTCAAACCAACATTATTGGAAGCTAGTTACAAACCAAGAGTGACACCAATTATGAAACTTGCTGAAGAACAATATAAATGGAAAGTTATTCCAGGTGTTGAGATGTTGGTGAATCAAGGTGATAGACAGTTCAAACTTCATACTGGTTTTAGTGCACCATATGAAATTATCCATCGTGCTGTTGTTGAGGAATAA
- a CDS encoding subunit of Elongator complex, putative (Similar to S. cerevisiae ELP6;~possibly fungus-specific) has product MSLNNPSQDLIFFKDNSLISKKILNNEINTKSKNSNSYLSVITYNQSTSPNWLINGLIEDTLFGNASKSLNNHELSNVSNESISNTNRRIMVISFLHNKEFYIKNCKRIGINLEDKQEKEGKFQFIDYFNDLFINLIKNPNDALKDINKMFDDIINNSSLDKNDDDNGSDVDVIILEGVEILLFATNIASNELLFNINRLNKKCRQLFVVSSKDCLKKHEELVTPSADPMVKINEFLIKLLHRSQLNITLEPLITGRAKDITGSLIISKGCIPYDDNDENLSVSINEKEYVYHITKDSQVKLFYR; this is encoded by the coding sequence ATGTCATTGAATAATCCAAGTcaagatttaattttttttaaagataATTCCCTAATatccaaaaaaattcttaataatgaaatcaatACAAAATCGAAGAATTCCAATTCTTATTTATCAGTTATAActtataatcaatcaacatCACCTAATTGGTTAATTAATGGATTAATTGAAGATACATTATTTGGTAATGCCAGTAAAAGTTTAAATAATCATGAATTATCCAATGTATCAAATGAATCCATCAGCAATACTAATAGGAGAATTATGGTTATATCATTTTTACataataaagaattttatattaaaaattgtaAACGAATTGGAATAAATCTTGAAGATAAACAAGAGAAGGAGGGgaaattccaatttattgattattttaatgatttatttataaatttaattaaaaatccTAATGATGCCCTTAAggatattaataaaatgtTTGATGATATTATAAACAATTCATCATTGGATAagaatgatgatgataatggtaGTGATGTTGATGTGATTATTCTTGAAGGGGTAGagattttattatttgctaCTAATATAGcatcaaatgaattattatttaatattaatcgattaaataaaaaatgtCGACagttatttgttgtttccaGTAAAGATTGCCTCAAGAAGCATGAAGAATTAGTTACACCAAGTGCTGATCCAATGgttaaaattaatgaatttttaattaaattattacatCGATCACAATTAAATATTACATTAGAACCATTAATTACTGGTCGAGCAAAAGATATTACTGGaagtttaataatttctaaAGGTTGTATTCCatatgatgataatgatgagAATTTATCAGTTTCtatcaatgaaaaagaatatgtTTATCATATTACTAAAGATTCTCAAGTTAAATTATTCTATcgataa
- a CDS encoding lipase, putative (Similar to S. cerevisiae TGL3) gives MIRTLITTTIIPIIAYIINNTPSYIWAIIDFIMDICFFWVKQLYQIYNRKDPLKEYVKQLKTAPNYNDWKEVAYEVDKLTNMDLWRQNFISKHYDYVLIDERLKLLREARLNQDSQVMMSLLRSGLIRNFAGVAQKRLYLKSYMGTKFKIEEYINEVLNCLDYLNEALNNDNNDEYIMNSKQLKLDFFHDARQSFGCSALLLQGGSLFGLCHLGVVKALYFKGLMPRIIGGSAVGAAVASLVCTLTDEELIPILVNIGDLMKNIDLLNHEIDERYGNVIENVVKKGYSQEILLFLKFVRDTIGDLTFEEAYMKTEKILNIVVHPTNQCVPSLLNYITAPNVIIWTAIYASIGTGVLSDDVALYVKDFNNEIVLQTPDVDVKFLKPQDVTYHQQYFKFKPHDNFSGGVGGGGGTSSGGSSSNGVGSGSGNSSSSNGIPGDGEKPTTNIVLQQQSPYTKLTELFNVNHFVISLARPYLAPLISNDLQHYHEYGKIRYDKNTSTAATSTVANNNNNNNDSYGINKRKRTSSGGGAGGGGGSGIEFTKKKDIEKYTQDATSYNLMKKLKTIIGMEIQHRLMVMNKLGLLTDVMKRFFIDEKPPTLQSLASIREVTIVPELRYLMKDFGRVFDVHKTMENIPYWVLVGERSVWPLFPLLWSRCAIEFALDDLYNLHRKRG, from the coding sequence atgataagGACATTGATTACAACCACGATTATACCGATTATTGCttatataataaacaataccCCAAGTTATATATGGGccattattgattttattatggatatttgtttcttttggGTCAAACaattatatcaaatatataatcGGAAAGATCCCCTCAAAGAATATgtcaaacaattgaaaactgCACCTAATTATAATGATTGGAAAGAAGTTGCTTATgaagttgataaattaactAATATGGATCTTTGGCGACAAAATTTCATCTCAAAACATTATGATTAtgtattaattgatgaaagattaaaattattacgTGAAGCTAGATTAAATCAAGATTCTCAAGTAATGATGTCATTATTACGAAGTGGATTAATACGAAATTTTGCTGGTGTAGCTCAAAAAAGattatatttgaaatctTATATGGGTactaaatttaaaattgaagaatatattaatgaagtattaaattgtttggattatttaaatgaagctttaaataatgataataatgatgaatataTTATGAATagtaaacaattaaaattggattttttCCATGATGCAAGACAATCATTTGGTTGTAGtgcattattattacaagGTGGATCATTATTTGGATTATGTCATTTAGGGGTGGTTAAGGCATTGTATTTTAAAGGATTAATGCCAAGGATCATTGGTGGAAGTGCTGTTGGTGCTGCTGTGGCATCATTAGTATGTACATTaactgatgaagaattaattcCTATTTTAGTTAATATTGGtgatttaatgaaaaatattgatttattaaatcatgaaattgatgaaagaTATGGTAatgttattgaaaatgtcGTTAAAAAGGGATATTCTCAAgaaattttgttatttctTAAATTTGTTCGTGATACTATTGGTGATTTAACTTTTGAAGAAGCTTATAtgaaaactgaaaaaattttaaatattgttgttcatCCGACTAATCAATGTGTTCCTTCATTACTAAATTATATAACTGCTCCAAATGTAATTATATGGACAGCTATTTATGCTTCAATTGGTACTGGGGTTTTATCAGATGATGTAGCATTATATGTTAaagattttaataatgaaattgttttacAAACTCCTGATGTCGATgtgaaatttttaaaaccTCAAGATGTTActtatcatcaacaatattttaaatttaaaccTCATGATAATTTTAGTGGAGGTGtaggtggtggtggggGGACCAGTAGTGGTGGAAGTAGCAGCAACGGTgttggtagtggtagtggtaatagtagtagtagtaatggTATTCCTGGTGATGGAGAAAAACCTACTACTAACATTGttttgcaacaacaatcaccGTACACAAAATTAACTGAGCTTTTCAATGTTAATCATTTTGTTATAAGCTTAGCAAGACCTTATTTGGCTCCCTTAATAAGTAATGACTTACAACATTATCATGAATATGGTAAAATCCGATATGATAAGAATACTAGTACTGCTGCTACTTCTACGGTCgccaataataacaataacaataatgatagtTATGGTATTAACAAGCGGAAAAGAACTTCttctggtggtggtgcCGGTGGAGGGGGAGGCAGTGGTATAGAATTTACCAAGAAgaaagatattgaaaaatatactCAAGATGCCACTAGttataatttaatgaaaaaattgaaaactatAATTGGTATGGAAATTCAACATCGATTAATGGTGATGAATAAATTAGGATTATTAACTGATGTAATGAAACGATTTTTCATTGATGAAAAACCTCCAACGTTACAATCATTAGCATCAATCAGAGAAGTCACTATAGTTCCAGAATTACGATATTTAATGAAAGATTTTGGTCGAGTATTTGATGTTCATAAAACCATGGAAAATATTCCTTATTGGGTTTTAGTTGGTGAAAGATCAGTTTGGCCATTATTCCCATTATTATGGTCAAGATGTGCTATTGAATTTGCATTGGatgatttatataatttacATAGAAAACGAGGTTAA